Proteins encoded by one window of Desulfurispira natronophila:
- a CDS encoding CcdB family protein codes for MARFDVYQNPHGSGYLLDIQADLLTGLNTRTVVPLMPKLHAPQPAQILNPEFVISGEVHVMVTQFMAAVPTTILANPVVNLRTEHERIVAAIDFLMQGF; via the coding sequence ATGGCGCGATTTGATGTGTACCAAAATCCCCACGGTTCTGGATATCTGCTGGATATCCAGGCGGATTTGCTGACAGGGCTTAACACGCGTACTGTCGTGCCCCTTATGCCAAAGCTGCACGCGCCACAACCCGCACAGATACTTAACCCAGAGTTTGTCATATCTGGCGAAGTGCATGTTATGGTCACCCAGTTCATGGCGGCCGTTCCCACAACCATTCTTGCTAACCCAGTGGTAAATCTGCGCACAGAACATGAGCGCATTGTGGCAGCAATTGATTTTCTCATGCAGGGGTTCTGA
- the csm5 gene encoding type III-A CRISPR-associated RAMP protein Csm5, translated as MRKYTRFCLLEVLTPVHIGSGEYYEPMDYFPKEKALHLFDHSSFQSYLKQIGKSDIFFDHCRKSRYDDLLRFIDEHAPKCDGVNARIPLSDATQKVFGQKRPTFGSNDEILQVVKAGAHSEPIIPGSSVKGALRTLVLNSILGQNEFPQNETNLLAGKNLRDSNKQDAFDFFRDFRVSDFSPIDAQSQIDIPNRLSDKRKLDGEFAGVDWRLTTQSRLAMTEFITSGQFIGEISFGHNTLYKAPWSNFEKLWEDLLSSSNAYLEAEDDRFMQAIQNHSSIRLNKGGQKPASSVQQIQQLLEHDPPAGSDELLLKIGRHTGGRTKMLEHYFGILPTEKAKYAKKRKISDYFQSSIWLSSTGIPLGWVKVRLLSDDEWQDYQRQCAERASQQQQAFLRRQKIRDEQQQQQEAAQQAAVKRQQQREAEAAAKAAEAEKLASMGEVERTLHEVSQISTLDNREGKLLVLWQKLDSYSPQEQQAIAEACKQQFVATGKWSGKISKKQKEKVSKIKQILGE; from the coding sequence ATGCGTAAATATACCCGGTTCTGCCTGCTGGAAGTGCTGACGCCCGTTCACATTGGTAGCGGTGAATACTACGAGCCCATGGACTATTTCCCGAAAGAGAAAGCTCTGCACCTGTTTGACCACAGCTCTTTCCAAAGCTACCTGAAGCAGATTGGCAAAAGCGATATTTTTTTCGATCATTGCCGCAAAAGCCGTTATGACGACCTTCTGCGCTTTATTGATGAACACGCTCCCAAGTGTGATGGGGTGAATGCGCGCATTCCCTTATCAGATGCGACACAAAAAGTTTTTGGACAAAAACGCCCCACGTTTGGCAGCAATGACGAAATACTCCAGGTGGTAAAAGCTGGTGCTCACAGTGAACCCATAATTCCTGGCTCTTCCGTGAAAGGAGCCCTCCGCACATTAGTGCTTAACTCAATATTGGGTCAAAATGAGTTTCCGCAAAATGAGACTAACTTACTTGCTGGAAAAAACCTGCGTGACAGCAACAAACAGGACGCCTTTGATTTTTTTCGCGATTTCCGTGTAAGCGATTTTTCACCTATAGACGCACAATCTCAGATTGATATACCCAATCGCCTCTCCGACAAGCGAAAATTGGATGGTGAATTCGCAGGCGTTGACTGGAGATTGACAACACAAAGCCGCCTTGCCATGACAGAATTCATCACCAGCGGCCAGTTTATCGGCGAAATCAGTTTTGGCCACAACACCCTGTATAAAGCACCATGGAGCAATTTCGAAAAACTCTGGGAGGACTTGCTGTCATCATCCAATGCCTATCTTGAGGCCGAAGATGACAGGTTTATGCAAGCAATCCAGAATCATTCCAGTATTCGGTTGAACAAGGGTGGCCAAAAGCCTGCCTCTTCAGTTCAACAAATTCAGCAGTTACTTGAGCACGACCCGCCCGCTGGCAGTGACGAGCTGCTCCTGAAAATTGGCCGTCATACTGGCGGGAGAACGAAAATGCTGGAGCATTACTTTGGGATTCTCCCTACAGAAAAAGCGAAGTATGCTAAGAAGAGAAAAATTTCCGACTATTTTCAGTCCTCTATATGGTTATCATCTACCGGCATACCACTTGGTTGGGTAAAGGTTCGTCTACTTAGCGATGATGAGTGGCAGGACTACCAGCGTCAGTGTGCCGAAAGGGCTTCGCAGCAGCAACAGGCATTTTTGCGAAGGCAGAAAATAAGGGATGAACAGCAGCAGCAGCAGGAAGCCGCTCAACAAGCTGCCGTGAAACGTCAGCAACAACGCGAAGCCGAAGCCGCCGCCAAAGCCGCTGAAGCAGAAAAACTAGCCAGCATGGGCGAGGTGGAGCGCACGCTGCATGAAGTTTCTCAGATATCTACGCTGGATAATCGCGAAGGAAAACTGCTGGTATTGTGGCAGAAACTTGACAGCTATAGCCCGCAAGAGCAACAAGCCATTGCCGAAGCCTGTAAACAGCAGTTTGTCGCCACAGGAAAGTGGAGCGGTAAAATCAGCAAAAAACAAAAAGAAAAAGTCAGTAAAATCAAGCAAATCCTGGGAGAGTAA
- the cas10 gene encoding type III-A CRISPR-associated protein Cas10/Csm1 translates to MSDTSPLSRAYTIATAGLLHDIGKFLQRSGKKLLKADDYNYAYGTKHGYGHVHAAFTGLFFDGKITFSGAENQEIKAFYDNILQAFPWIEQNDHETSLANLAANHHKVGNQSHPLQWIIAEADRLASGFERDKSDEHYKAYAEALAKEEQKPTHANTHMRNIFSDVQLTKRDKPTESFYPFRSLEPAILPITSATTEKSEASEDYTHLLTGFAEGLSSIARRLGATKQAKDKHYSLANTYLALATLMERHCWSIPSATVSYESGKFVPTPTNISLYDHSRATSAIATALYAWHQEEDDIDHAQAGQLVEKVKDREAEKFCFIQGDFSGIQHFIFDAGGESNKFAAKILRAKSFYVSMATEAAAHAICHKLNLPLSSIVMNAGGKFTILAANTNNVQDAVQSVRETINKHFHNLTFGQTRFNLATLPFAPEKLVMREYAELMSQLAHALECEKLRPQISEPVFDDYLRSRNDRELCTVCGKHWGDETKYGIICCHCNHFRRLGEALVRSGEDRSYFHLSTTEHDKTETEDKQTQFPLFGTWGFAFGKSPDLSAPTYNIDRQDTFSGFAHKHLANYVPRWKNDEEWEQQRYFSVNKKIQQENEGKQEQSAELKINATKTFAHIGADALHEEENGKLRGVAHLGVLKADVDHLGQIFSRGFTVEKVSYANMSRMSMLSRMLDYFFTGWLPWRLAKEPEGGEIDYRSVYTVFAGGDDLFLIGPWNRIVDLAGEIDQHLRQYTGGNPDIHLSAGIVLRKAAIPVREMAHDGEEALEQAKDGDGPEAGSNRNRITVFDQTVTWGEYKELKRSGDALKLQTQSMGSELSTQYLYGLLKFSQDAATATTFPESPEEVNAWMEAAKWRARLKYRHQRYFVEKSKKEETKLEAMEFVFKDIQENTSKMSIPLSRLLYDRRRR, encoded by the coding sequence ATGAGTGACACATCGCCCCTGAGCCGTGCCTACACCATAGCCACAGCCGGACTGCTCCACGACATTGGCAAGTTTCTGCAGCGCAGCGGCAAAAAACTGCTGAAAGCAGATGACTACAACTATGCCTACGGCACCAAGCACGGTTACGGCCACGTGCACGCCGCCTTCACCGGTCTCTTTTTTGATGGGAAAATCACCTTCAGCGGCGCAGAAAACCAGGAAATCAAGGCATTTTACGACAATATCCTGCAGGCATTCCCCTGGATCGAACAAAACGACCACGAAACCTCTCTGGCCAACCTGGCAGCCAACCACCACAAAGTCGGCAATCAATCCCATCCCCTGCAGTGGATCATTGCCGAAGCCGACCGCCTGGCCAGCGGTTTCGAGCGGGATAAATCCGATGAACACTACAAAGCCTACGCCGAGGCATTGGCAAAGGAAGAGCAAAAACCAACACATGCCAATACCCACATGCGGAACATATTCAGCGATGTGCAGCTTACCAAGAGGGATAAACCCACAGAATCCTTTTACCCTTTCAGGTCCCTCGAACCAGCTATTTTACCCATAACCAGCGCCACTACAGAGAAATCAGAGGCAAGCGAGGACTACACCCACCTGTTGACAGGTTTTGCCGAAGGCCTGAGTTCAATTGCCCGCCGCCTAGGGGCAACAAAACAGGCCAAAGACAAACACTATTCACTGGCCAACACCTACCTGGCCCTGGCCACCCTTATGGAGCGCCACTGCTGGAGTATTCCATCGGCAACCGTAAGCTATGAAAGTGGAAAGTTTGTTCCCACCCCAACCAATATATCTCTTTACGACCACAGTCGCGCCACCAGCGCCATTGCCACCGCCCTGTACGCCTGGCACCAGGAAGAGGATGATATCGACCACGCACAAGCAGGACAGCTGGTGGAAAAAGTCAAAGATCGAGAAGCAGAGAAATTCTGCTTTATCCAGGGCGACTTCAGCGGCATCCAGCACTTTATTTTCGACGCCGGTGGCGAATCCAACAAGTTTGCCGCCAAAATACTGCGCGCCAAATCCTTCTACGTCTCCATGGCCACCGAGGCCGCCGCCCATGCCATCTGCCATAAACTGAACCTGCCCCTCAGCTCCATAGTCATGAACGCCGGGGGCAAATTCACCATCCTGGCCGCCAACACCAATAATGTGCAAGACGCGGTACAGAGTGTCAGAGAAACCATCAACAAACACTTCCACAACCTGACCTTTGGCCAGACCCGCTTTAACCTGGCTACCCTGCCCTTCGCCCCGGAAAAACTGGTAATGCGTGAATATGCTGAACTCATGAGCCAGCTGGCCCACGCCCTGGAGTGTGAAAAACTACGACCCCAGATCAGCGAACCCGTTTTTGACGACTACCTTCGCAGCCGCAACGACCGTGAACTGTGCACCGTCTGCGGCAAGCACTGGGGGGATGAGACCAAGTACGGCATCATCTGCTGCCACTGCAACCACTTTCGCCGCCTGGGAGAAGCATTGGTTCGTAGTGGCGAAGATCGCAGCTACTTCCACCTCAGCACTACAGAACATGACAAAACCGAAACTGAAGACAAACAGACCCAGTTTCCACTCTTCGGCACCTGGGGCTTCGCATTTGGCAAGAGCCCCGACCTCAGTGCCCCCACCTACAACATCGATCGCCAGGATACGTTTAGTGGCTTTGCCCACAAACACCTGGCCAACTATGTACCCCGCTGGAAAAATGACGAAGAATGGGAGCAGCAGCGCTATTTCTCCGTCAATAAAAAAATTCAGCAGGAAAATGAAGGAAAACAGGAGCAAAGTGCCGAGCTCAAAATTAACGCCACTAAAACCTTTGCCCATATTGGCGCTGATGCCCTGCACGAAGAAGAAAACGGCAAACTGCGGGGAGTAGCCCATCTGGGTGTGCTCAAGGCCGACGTGGACCACCTGGGCCAGATCTTCAGTCGCGGCTTTACGGTGGAAAAAGTCAGCTACGCCAATATGTCCCGCATGTCCATGCTCTCGCGCATGCTGGACTACTTCTTCACCGGCTGGCTGCCCTGGCGACTGGCCAAAGAACCTGAAGGAGGTGAAATAGACTATCGCAGCGTCTACACCGTCTTTGCCGGGGGCGACGACCTCTTTCTCATCGGCCCCTGGAACCGCATCGTTGATCTGGCCGGGGAAATAGACCAGCACCTGCGTCAGTACACCGGTGGCAACCCCGATATCCACCTCAGTGCCGGCATCGTCCTGCGCAAAGCCGCCATCCCTGTGCGGGAGATGGCCCATGATGGCGAAGAAGCCCTGGAGCAAGCCAAGGATGGAGACGGACCAGAGGCTGGGAGTAACCGCAACCGCATCACGGTATTTGATCAGACGGTGACATGGGGGGAATACAAGGAACTTAAGCGCAGCGGCGATGCATTAAAGCTACAGACCCAATCTATGGGAAGTGAACTATCTACCCAGTACCTGTACGGGCTTTTAAAGTTTAGCCAGGATGCTGCCACTGCGACAACATTCCCTGAAAGTCCAGAAGAAGTGAATGCCTGGATGGAGGCAGCCAAGTGGAGAGCCCGGCTGAAATATCGGCATCAAAGATACTTTGTGGAGAAGAGCAAAAAGGAGGAGACAAAACTCGAAGCGATGGAATTTGTGTTTAAAGATATCCAAGAAAATACCAGTAAAATGAGCATCCCCCTTTCGCGGCTGCTCTACGACCGACGCAGGAGGTAG
- a CDS encoding type II toxin-antitoxin system CcdA family antitoxin has protein sequence MARCATKRQATNLTIDSQLLAEARAFNVSLSRAAEDGIKRAIQEHRAAAWLQANHSALQSSNDYVEKHGLPMDQYRNF, from the coding sequence ATGGCAAGGTGTGCGACCAAACGGCAAGCTACAAACCTGACGATTGACAGCCAGCTTCTTGCTGAAGCACGAGCCTTTAATGTCAGTCTTTCACGGGCGGCAGAAGACGGAATCAAAAGAGCCATTCAGGAACACCGTGCCGCAGCATGGCTGCAGGCAAACCACAGCGCCTTACAAAGTTCTAACGATTATGTGGAAAAGCATGGGCTTCCAATGGACCAGTACCGGAACTTCTGA
- the csm4 gene encoding type III-A CRISPR-associated RAMP protein Csm4: MESRRIRILPQSSFVTPLQSDTLFGQFCWLYRDVHGNEALEALLSDMSNPPLVFSDGFPAGFLPRPILKPVKLPTQMQDGMGKEYKKFAFFPFEVIQKLQGNLTEGAIATEYLQNRQQWPKPALPAKSMVTKNALNSFSHSTAGESGQLYGSNELFYPHGSQLDLYVRFDPQKVSGETLQEITELMGMQGYGKDASTGRGRFKVSDWCEATMLQSAPAETNAFVALSSCVACSSADPAYGKVFTKFAKHGGGLAARGKHMKNPVVLYQPGSTFGIIQPRDVYGRMLANLVSDEVGGKHVHNACTIALPCHIPSSELPPKTGGNNA; this comes from the coding sequence ATGGAATCGCGACGCATTCGCATTCTGCCCCAAAGCTCATTTGTTACCCCCCTGCAATCTGATACCCTGTTTGGCCAGTTCTGCTGGTTGTACCGGGATGTGCATGGAAACGAGGCACTTGAGGCGCTCTTGAGCGATATGTCCAACCCTCCACTGGTATTTTCTGATGGCTTTCCGGCCGGATTTCTGCCCCGCCCCATCCTGAAGCCGGTAAAACTGCCAACACAAATGCAGGATGGCATGGGCAAGGAGTATAAGAAATTTGCCTTTTTTCCATTTGAGGTGATCCAGAAGCTTCAGGGCAATCTGACCGAAGGTGCCATTGCCACTGAATACCTGCAAAATCGCCAACAATGGCCAAAACCAGCTTTGCCAGCAAAAAGTATGGTGACAAAAAATGCCCTGAATTCTTTCAGCCACTCCACAGCTGGCGAATCGGGACAGCTTTATGGCAGTAATGAACTCTTTTATCCTCATGGTTCGCAACTGGACTTGTATGTCAGGTTCGACCCTCAGAAGGTTTCCGGGGAAACTCTTCAAGAAATCACTGAACTGATGGGGATGCAGGGATATGGCAAAGACGCTTCCACCGGACGTGGGCGCTTTAAGGTTTCAGACTGGTGCGAAGCTACCATGCTGCAAAGTGCGCCAGCAGAAACCAACGCCTTTGTGGCTCTTTCTTCCTGTGTTGCCTGCTCCAGTGCCGACCCTGCCTATGGCAAGGTATTCACCAAGTTCGCCAAACATGGAGGGGGGCTGGCCGCGAGAGGCAAACACATGAAAAACCCCGTGGTGCTCTACCAGCCGGGGAGTACATTCGGAATTATACAGCCCCGTGACGTATACGGCAGGATGCTTGCCAATCTGGTAAGCGATGAAGTAGGTGGTAAACACGTGCACAACGCCTGCACCATTGCTCTTCCATGTCACATCCCCTCTTCCGAGCTTCCACCCAAAACAGGAGGCAATAATGCGTAA
- the csm2 gene encoding type III-A CRISPR-associated protein Csm2, whose product MTIATIREYDDPEKRVKLFSDRAEETFKAMSVGNLTFTQLRRFYNQILSYREQIDADKPYEELLPYIAMVKAKAEYTYQRNKINDGFKRFIQSNIDQLCDSRKVDDFFIFCSLFEAVVAYSKGNLKD is encoded by the coding sequence ATGACGATAGCAACTATTCGGGAATACGATGATCCAGAGAAAAGAGTGAAACTTTTTTCGGACCGCGCAGAGGAAACGTTCAAAGCAATGTCTGTTGGAAATCTTACGTTCACTCAGTTGCGCCGCTTCTACAATCAAATACTGAGCTACCGGGAGCAAATTGATGCCGATAAACCGTATGAAGAGCTATTGCCATATATAGCGATGGTAAAGGCCAAGGCTGAGTACACATACCAACGTAATAAAATCAATGATGGCTTTAAGCGATTTATTCAAAGCAATATTGATCAGCTTTGCGATAGCCGCAAGGTAGATGATTTTTTTATCTTTTGCTCACTTTTCGAGGCAGTGGTGGCTTACAGCAAAGGCAACCTGAAAGACTAA
- a CDS encoding CRISPR-associated ring nuclease, whose protein sequence is MNICLSTIGGSWTIVPELVGFIAPGQYDFYRHHPQHDSIDSLRQEYAISPADELWLITTSDTVVMSALHQVERWHQAAQITLPIRAFTLEGIADLETHQQSQQMRDAVLRLCSSAARICNESSGELCLSLAGGRKNMSADMQYGATIFGTKALLHITSGNLPQVLFNLSPENWREPPESAIARLFTPAVIDKIQPSPLAFTLPGPKPLFAPDHTRSHQAFTIHQIKPGTEFLHTIQQRQQAGQNLHYNLAPNNPIYLNHSGNYTGLFSLSPQQVEYLQQHHIGRDPQFYQQETALLHNLPKYDLHCHLGGILTPKDILTIAEAHSELLKPYQEIIRPAVAAWLPLLENADYTGLWQKLRQQAAPYQLQRRPLRAMKYIIPIPEPLGLCAFLHLFNNDHEALTCFIYGEFVDDKVFTAIGFENYEAIGDLQGSNLLQSELAVELAIETLFRNSRHDNLAYLELRSNISNICRNILTPTQAFGLLCRQLEKQCRSTGIDARLIITASRHRDTDQISTLINTVCTIMQNPELTPWLAGLDLAGDEQAMKPEEVRKAFLPALHQCLHVTIHAGENQPVENIWAAAYHLSAERIGHGLTLRENHSLLSNFRDRGIDLEMCPTSNHQIVGYPQFPLSDNDPGNYPLQHYLQQGLNVTVNTDNPGISQTNASKELYRAASMSFNGLSLLDIAQIIKNGFSAAFLPHSTRKQLLLSTEQNLVREYYRISSRQANL, encoded by the coding sequence GTGAACATCTGCCTTAGCACTATTGGGGGGAGCTGGACTATAGTACCCGAGCTTGTCGGCTTTATAGCCCCCGGACAGTACGATTTCTACCGCCACCACCCTCAGCATGACAGTATCGACAGCTTACGGCAAGAGTACGCCATTTCTCCTGCCGATGAACTCTGGCTTATTACAACCAGCGACACTGTAGTCATGAGTGCCCTACACCAGGTTGAGCGCTGGCACCAGGCCGCACAAATTACACTTCCGATACGCGCATTCACACTGGAAGGCATAGCTGACCTGGAAACCCACCAGCAAAGCCAGCAGATGCGCGATGCCGTACTGAGGCTATGCTCCAGCGCTGCCAGGATATGCAATGAAAGCAGCGGGGAGCTCTGCCTTAGCCTTGCCGGTGGTCGAAAAAACATGAGTGCTGATATGCAATACGGCGCTACCATCTTTGGCACCAAGGCACTTCTGCACATCACCTCGGGCAACCTGCCGCAAGTTCTTTTCAACCTCTCTCCAGAAAACTGGAGAGAGCCGCCAGAATCCGCAATCGCCAGATTATTTACACCAGCCGTAATAGACAAGATCCAACCAAGCCCTCTGGCATTTACCCTCCCTGGGCCAAAACCACTCTTTGCGCCAGACCACACAAGAAGTCACCAGGCATTTACCATTCACCAGATAAAACCAGGCACCGAATTTCTGCATACAATTCAGCAGCGCCAGCAAGCTGGCCAAAACCTCCATTACAACCTGGCCCCCAATAACCCGATCTATCTCAACCATAGTGGCAACTACACTGGGCTTTTCAGCCTGTCCCCTCAGCAGGTTGAGTACCTGCAGCAACACCACATTGGACGCGATCCTCAGTTTTATCAGCAAGAAACAGCACTGCTGCACAACCTGCCCAAATACGACCTGCATTGCCACCTTGGCGGAATACTTACACCCAAAGATATTCTCACCATAGCAGAAGCACATAGTGAGCTACTCAAACCATATCAGGAGATAATACGCCCTGCAGTTGCCGCCTGGCTGCCATTACTGGAAAATGCTGATTACACAGGACTTTGGCAAAAACTTCGTCAACAGGCAGCACCGTACCAACTGCAAAGACGGCCACTGCGTGCCATGAAATATATTATTCCAATCCCCGAGCCACTGGGACTTTGCGCATTTTTACATCTATTTAATAATGACCACGAAGCATTGACATGCTTTATATATGGCGAATTTGTTGATGATAAAGTGTTTACAGCAATTGGATTTGAAAATTATGAAGCCATTGGTGACCTGCAAGGCTCAAATCTTCTGCAAAGCGAACTGGCAGTCGAGCTTGCAATAGAGACACTTTTTCGTAACTCACGCCATGACAACCTGGCATATCTGGAGTTACGCTCCAACATAAGCAATATTTGCAGAAACATTTTGACTCCAACTCAGGCGTTTGGCCTGCTGTGCCGACAATTGGAAAAACAATGCCGCTCCACCGGCATAGATGCCAGGCTTATTATAACTGCCAGTCGCCACCGTGATACCGACCAGATAAGCACACTCATTAATACCGTCTGCACCATTATGCAGAACCCAGAGCTGACCCCCTGGCTTGCCGGGCTTGACCTTGCTGGCGACGAACAGGCCATGAAACCCGAAGAAGTGCGCAAAGCATTTCTGCCGGCACTGCACCAGTGCCTGCATGTCACCATCCATGCAGGAGAGAACCAGCCCGTAGAGAATATTTGGGCTGCAGCCTACCATTTAAGTGCTGAACGCATAGGACATGGTTTGACTCTGCGCGAGAACCACAGCCTGCTTTCAAATTTTCGCGACCGAGGTATAGATTTGGAAATGTGCCCAACCAGTAACCACCAAATTGTTGGGTACCCTCAATTCCCATTAAGTGATAACGACCCTGGAAATTATCCCTTGCAGCACTACCTTCAGCAAGGACTCAACGTAACCGTCAACACCGACAACCCCGGCATTTCACAAACCAATGCCAGTAAAGAGCTTTACCGCGCTGCCAGTATGAGCTTTAACGGATTGAGCCTGCTTGATATAGCCCAGATCATAAAAAACGGATTCAGTGCAGCCTTTTTACCACACAGCACCAGAAAGCAGTTACTGCTATCTACAGAGCAAAATCTTGTGCGTGAATATTATCGAATCAGCTCCAGACAAGCAAACCTGTGA
- a CDS encoding TM1812 family CRISPR-associated protein, producing MGNSCVITMLGTIRPPADLCDRAHYALSKELAASFSFAGSQFTNTLPLMVKLSQQLRSRLIPFSTKEALQVQKSVLEVEGLDQSALEAVIPIEEDNFEATFAAINKELAAYDEVILDVSHGFRHLPILATVSMIIHNITDSGKIRHILFAKEIEPRKRYEIIDLRKYLDIANVTYVLHTFDRNYTVAGIAGVQDMRMAELICLLQEFSRHILANSLSYLVRGNKSLLNKIRESIQGILNSGDSMNQTFGQLLNKVDEHLHEVQSCLQQERDSHKFFRLARLLAERGYLLNALTLLHEAIGSYALEAMAAAVPPGNDYSHYDATKAARGVFLHSRKWHATLNDRRKKNLHALIGEGYKICRIVDQQSVRSFTDLVREVQAFRNDLAHGNAENTYGDTYHRISKYMERFESLCITQDILAVHSKLSEGEKLRRALGGLS from the coding sequence ATGGGAAATAGTTGTGTTATTACAATGCTTGGTACGATTAGGCCTCCCGCTGACTTGTGTGACCGGGCACATTACGCATTATCAAAAGAGCTTGCTGCTTCTTTCTCCTTCGCAGGTTCGCAGTTTACGAATACTTTGCCACTAATGGTGAAGTTGTCGCAACAGTTGCGCTCCCGCCTTATACCTTTTAGCACGAAGGAAGCTTTACAGGTGCAAAAGAGCGTTCTTGAAGTTGAAGGCCTTGATCAATCAGCGCTTGAGGCAGTTATTCCCATTGAAGAGGATAATTTTGAAGCGACTTTTGCGGCGATAAACAAGGAGCTTGCAGCCTACGATGAGGTAATTCTTGACGTGAGCCACGGCTTCCGTCATCTGCCTATCCTGGCAACGGTCAGTATGATCATCCATAACATCACTGACAGTGGCAAGATTCGCCATATCCTCTTTGCCAAAGAAATTGAACCGCGCAAACGATATGAAATTATTGATCTGCGAAAGTATCTGGATATTGCCAACGTGACCTATGTGCTGCACACGTTTGATCGCAATTACACGGTTGCTGGGATTGCCGGGGTACAGGATATGCGCATGGCAGAGTTGATTTGTTTACTGCAGGAGTTCTCCCGGCATATCCTTGCAAACTCCTTGAGCTACCTGGTGCGAGGTAACAAATCTCTTTTAAACAAGATTCGTGAAAGTATCCAGGGTATTTTGAATTCTGGTGATTCAATGAATCAGACATTTGGCCAATTGCTTAATAAGGTTGATGAGCATTTACATGAGGTTCAGAGTTGTTTGCAGCAGGAACGAGATTCGCATAAATTTTTTCGTCTGGCAAGGCTATTGGCTGAACGGGGTTACCTTTTGAATGCCTTGACACTGCTGCATGAAGCGATTGGCAGCTATGCGTTGGAAGCTATGGCTGCTGCAGTCCCTCCAGGTAACGACTATAGTCATTACGATGCGACCAAGGCGGCCCGTGGAGTATTCCTGCATTCCCGCAAATGGCATGCCACGCTGAATGATAGGCGCAAAAAAAACCTTCATGCACTTATAGGGGAAGGTTATAAAATTTGCAGAATAGTGGACCAGCAGTCTGTGCGCAGCTTTACCGATTTAGTTAGAGAGGTGCAGGCATTTCGTAATGACCTGGCTCACGGTAATGCTGAAAACACATATGGCGATACCTACCACAGGATTTCAAAATATATGGAGCGTTTTGAATCTCTGTGCATCACACAAGACATTCTGGCGGTTCACTCTAAACTAAGCGAAGGGGAAAAGCTTCGCCGTGCCCTTGGAGGATTATCATGA
- the csm3 gene encoding type III-A CRISPR-associated RAMP protein Csm3 — MKIIEIRKIACTLKTLTGLHIGGGNDEIKIGGVDSVVIRDPLSNVPYIPGSSLKGKIRSLAEWTTGCVDTGEGNAFYIKGKASDAPSNALQIVKIFGNGKPDGLEDDNHTVLQTRVAISDAFMTPESQKLLLEKLGSYTETKYEVSINRLQGKVGGGGPRQIERVPAGAEFTFEAIYKVFHKPDDEAFNANEEAAFQGFLGYVDLLSHDALGGGSSRGNGRVEVRWADSQAKYSVAWPKTDQKEG, encoded by the coding sequence ATGAAAATAATAGAAATACGCAAGATAGCCTGCACACTTAAGACCCTTACTGGTCTCCATATCGGAGGGGGCAATGATGAAATTAAGATAGGTGGTGTGGACAGCGTTGTCATTCGCGATCCTTTAAGCAATGTGCCCTACATACCTGGCTCATCGCTCAAAGGCAAGATTCGTTCGCTGGCAGAGTGGACGACTGGCTGCGTTGATACTGGTGAAGGAAATGCCTTTTATATTAAGGGAAAAGCCAGTGACGCTCCATCGAATGCGCTGCAAATCGTGAAAATTTTTGGCAATGGCAAACCAGATGGCCTTGAGGATGACAACCATACCGTGCTGCAGACACGCGTTGCCATTTCCGACGCTTTTATGACACCAGAGAGTCAGAAGCTGTTGCTGGAAAAGCTCGGCTCTTACACTGAAACCAAGTATGAAGTGAGCATTAACCGCTTGCAGGGCAAAGTGGGCGGCGGTGGGCCCCGCCAGATTGAGCGTGTACCCGCAGGGGCGGAATTCACCTTTGAAGCCATTTATAAAGTATTCCATAAGCCCGATGATGAGGCGTTTAATGCTAATGAAGAAGCAGCATTCCAGGGTTTCCTGGGATATGTTGACTTGCTTAGTCACGATGCCTTGGGCGGTGGTTCCTCCCGTGGCAATGGCAGGGTTGAAGTACGGTGGGCGGATTCGCAGGCAAAGTATTCTGTCGCATGGCCAAAGACTGACCAGAAAGAAGGGTGA